A region of Selenomonadales bacterium 4137-cl DNA encodes the following proteins:
- a CDS encoding HD-GYP domain-containing protein: MATILLPTNALKPGMTVAESVCSDRQVILQENTILTSNIIRRLASWHVRSVRVNQEPSYGDGAQTIAHLSAEFVKDNPAFFTQYAKAIASAGKLFHLMRENQAVPFQELGRLATVDLYNLLRSKSLLGNLYRLKSYTDYTFMHAVDVGLLAGLLAIWNGLPEEEVKTLILCGLMHDIGKSQIPLSILDKPGKLTPEERKTIILHPEYGYYMTKSIPGILPDVQYAVWHHHERESGEGYPGRLRGDRIHPYAKIIAIADTYDALTTDKAYQKSVTPFQALETLQDLMFVHLERKLCQTFIRNILYSLMGSTVLLSDGAQAEVLQTAHYMSCKPVVATNNGVIADLHLSNRTTIVEVLKFRQ, translated from the coding sequence ATGGCAACCATCCTACTGCCGACAAATGCCCTCAAACCCGGAATGACGGTAGCGGAAAGCGTGTGCAGCGACAGACAGGTCATCCTGCAGGAAAACACCATCCTCACCAGCAACATCATCCGCCGCCTCGCTTCGTGGCACGTTCGCAGCGTACGGGTCAACCAGGAACCGAGCTACGGGGACGGCGCCCAGACCATCGCCCACCTCAGCGCCGAATTCGTCAAGGACAACCCCGCCTTTTTCACTCAGTACGCCAAAGCCATCGCCTCCGCCGGCAAACTCTTCCACCTCATGCGCGAAAACCAGGCCGTACCTTTCCAGGAGCTTGGCCGGCTCGCCACCGTCGACCTCTACAACCTGCTGCGCAGCAAGAGCCTCCTCGGCAACCTCTACCGCCTCAAATCCTACACCGATTACACCTTCATGCACGCCGTCGACGTCGGCCTCCTCGCCGGCCTCCTGGCCATCTGGAACGGCCTGCCCGAAGAAGAAGTAAAAACCCTCATCCTCTGCGGCCTCATGCACGACATCGGCAAATCGCAGATACCCCTGTCCATCCTCGACAAACCGGGCAAACTCACCCCCGAAGAACGGAAAACCATCATCCTCCACCCTGAATACGGCTACTACATGACCAAAAGCATCCCCGGCATCCTCCCCGACGTGCAGTACGCCGTCTGGCACCACCACGAACGGGAAAGCGGCGAAGGCTATCCGGGAAGACTGCGCGGCGACCGCATCCACCCTTACGCCAAGATTATCGCCATCGCCGACACCTACGACGCCCTCACCACCGACAAAGCCTACCAGAAAAGCGTCACCCCCTTCCAGGCGCTCGAAACCCTGCAAGACCTGATGTTCGTCCATCTTGAGCGCAAACTCTGCCAGACCTTCATCCGCAATATCCTTTACAGCCTGATGGGCTCCACCGTCCTCTTAAGCGACGGCGCCCAGGCCGAAGTGCTGCAAACGGCCCACTACATGTCCTGCAAACCCGTAGTCGCCACCAACAACGGCGTCATCGCCGACCTCCACCTCAGCAACAGAACGACCATCGTCGAAGTCCTCAAATTCCGCCAATAG
- a CDS encoding metallophosphoesterase gives MRFVVAIFSLLALTVFLSWLNYRLLARLFIFWRGRFVRRAYLLLTAAAALVMVFGWPRRPWTAEPGQELLIFLIYGALVWLCGQLVLIVLQPLFYAVDRWDRRRARGKETAPAEPGMSRRAFISGALAAVPLVAFVPGAKGVYSAQAELAVVRHSVVVSGLPAGLDGFRIGQVSDTHVGPYFDLTRLETVCARLRAEKPDLMVMTGDFVDDLSQIAPAVERLAALQADVPHGVYFCWGNHEYFRDPRLVEATLRAGGIKILKNASAEIVPGERPLYLLGVDYPPAESARRSLNIPDERRQECFAAANRGVPAGAVRVLIAHHPDFLIDGFAGQVPLTLAGHSHGGQVVIGGRPLVSLHRYVRGLYRQDDLWGYVSSGAGHWFPFRLGCPPEISVFTLRA, from the coding sequence ATGCGTTTTGTTGTGGCCATTTTTTCGCTGCTGGCGCTGACGGTGTTTTTGAGTTGGCTTAATTACCGGCTGCTGGCGCGGTTGTTCATTTTCTGGCGCGGCAGGTTTGTGCGGCGGGCGTACCTGCTGCTGACGGCGGCCGCGGCGCTGGTGATGGTTTTCGGCTGGCCGCGCCGCCCGTGGACGGCCGAGCCGGGTCAGGAGCTGCTTATCTTCCTTATATACGGCGCGCTGGTGTGGCTGTGCGGGCAGCTTGTCCTGATCGTTCTGCAGCCGCTGTTTTACGCTGTGGACCGCTGGGACAGGCGGCGGGCGAGGGGGAAGGAGACGGCGCCGGCGGAGCCGGGTATGAGCCGCCGCGCTTTTATCAGCGGCGCGCTGGCGGCGGTGCCGCTGGTTGCGTTCGTGCCGGGGGCGAAGGGAGTTTACAGCGCCCAGGCCGAGCTGGCGGTCGTCCGCCACTCGGTGGTTGTGTCGGGACTGCCTGCCGGTCTTGACGGCTTCCGAATCGGCCAGGTGAGCGATACGCATGTGGGGCCGTATTTCGATCTGACGAGGCTGGAGACGGTGTGTGCGCGCCTGCGGGCCGAGAAGCCGGATCTGATGGTGATGACCGGCGATTTCGTGGACGATCTCAGTCAGATCGCTCCGGCGGTCGAGCGACTGGCGGCGCTGCAGGCGGACGTTCCCCACGGGGTGTATTTTTGCTGGGGCAATCACGAGTATTTCCGCGATCCCCGTCTGGTCGAGGCGACGCTGCGGGCGGGGGGGATTAAGATCCTCAAGAACGCAAGCGCCGAGATCGTACCGGGCGAGCGGCCGCTATATCTGCTGGGCGTGGATTACCCGCCGGCGGAGAGCGCCCGCCGCAGCTTGAATATCCCGGACGAACGGCGGCAGGAGTGTTTCGCGGCCGCCAACCGGGGCGTGCCGGCCGGCGCGGTCCGGGTGTTGATCGCCCACCATCCCGATTTCCTCATCGACGGGTTCGCCGGGCAGGTGCCGCTTACGCTGGCCGGGCATTCGCACGGCGGCCAGGTGGTGATCGGCGGCAGGCCGCTGGTGTCGCTGCATCGGTACGTGCGCGGTCTGTACCGGCAGGACGATCTGTGGGGGTATGTGTCGAGCGGCGCGGGGCACTGGTTTCCGTTCCGGCTGGGGTGTCCGCCGGAGATAAGCGTGTTTACTTTGCGGGCTTGA
- a CDS encoding MBL fold metallo-hydrolase, with protein MTDTVRIHDLALDADMFGTSITIHPVLLWDATDGATLVDAGVPGLFPLLRQAVERAGVPFRQLRRVILTHQDWDHTGALPDILAAGEGITVCAHRLEKPYIEGALPNYKLTPEKIAARIAALPPEAQPKAAAVFAALPVSPVHRALVDGELLPFHGGLEVIHTPGHTPGNLCLYLKNRRLLIAGDQLRVVDGALVGPAPEHTPDMPTALTSLKKLAAYDIDRVLCYHGGPYGPNAAPSIATLVGCR; from the coding sequence ATGACCGACACCGTCCGCATCCACGACCTGGCCCTCGACGCCGACATGTTCGGCACCAGCATCACCATCCACCCCGTCCTCCTCTGGGACGCAACCGACGGCGCCACCCTCGTCGACGCCGGCGTCCCCGGTCTTTTCCCCCTCCTCCGGCAGGCTGTCGAACGCGCCGGCGTCCCCTTCCGCCAGCTCCGCCGCGTCATCCTCACCCACCAGGACTGGGACCACACCGGCGCCCTGCCCGACATCCTCGCCGCCGGCGAAGGCATCACCGTCTGCGCCCACCGCCTCGAAAAACCCTACATCGAAGGCGCCCTGCCCAACTACAAACTCACCCCCGAAAAAATCGCCGCCCGCATCGCCGCCCTCCCGCCCGAGGCACAGCCCAAGGCGGCCGCCGTCTTTGCCGCCCTCCCCGTCTCCCCCGTGCACCGCGCCCTCGTAGACGGCGAGCTCCTCCCCTTCCACGGCGGCCTCGAAGTCATCCACACGCCCGGCCACACGCCCGGCAACCTCTGCCTCTACCTCAAAAACCGCCGCCTCCTCATCGCCGGCGACCAACTCCGCGTCGTCGACGGCGCCCTCGTCGGCCCCGCTCCCGAGCACACCCCCGACATGCCGACAGCCCTCACCTCGCTCAAAAAACTCGCCGCCTACGACATCGACCGCGTCCTCTGCTACCACGGCGGCCCGTACGGGCCAAACGCCGCCCCCAGCATCGCCACCCTCGTCGGCTGCCGATAA
- a CDS encoding alpha/beta hydrolase: MAFDMVSIAKAAIAARRDSALRGAGGRRGALGGGADELAVRTGAGDTRVLVYRPVRQVQEPLPVFVSMHGGGFVMGSAADDDGWCRRLADAAGCAVVSVDYRLAPEHKFPVALEECYAVARWLCANAAGLGVDAGRIAVGGHSAGGNLAAGLCLLAKERREFSIVYQVLDYPPLDLTVDPYEVVTGDKLLTPATREFFTACYVNSPEDKRNPLLSPLLADDLSGLPPALVITAELDPIRGDGERYAARLKAAGVEVAYREFAGCMHAFTHFGPQEAALAAWDLIADKLREAFARG, translated from the coding sequence ATGGCATTCGATATGGTGAGTATAGCGAAGGCGGCGATCGCGGCGCGGCGGGATTCCGCGCTCCGCGGGGCTGGCGGCCGCAGGGGCGCGCTCGGGGGCGGGGCGGACGAGCTTGCCGTGAGGACGGGCGCGGGCGATACGCGGGTGCTCGTGTACAGGCCAGTGAGACAGGTGCAGGAGCCTCTGCCGGTGTTTGTGAGCATGCACGGCGGCGGGTTTGTGATGGGCAGCGCCGCGGACGACGATGGATGGTGCCGCAGGCTCGCCGACGCGGCGGGATGCGCGGTGGTCAGCGTGGATTACCGGTTGGCGCCGGAGCACAAGTTCCCGGTGGCGCTGGAGGAGTGCTACGCTGTCGCGAGGTGGCTGTGCGCCAATGCGGCCGGGCTGGGCGTGGACGCCGGGCGGATTGCCGTGGGCGGCCACAGCGCGGGCGGCAACCTGGCGGCGGGGCTATGCCTGCTGGCGAAAGAGCGGCGGGAGTTTTCCATCGTGTATCAGGTGCTGGATTATCCGCCACTCGATCTGACGGTCGACCCTTATGAGGTGGTGACCGGTGACAAGCTGCTGACGCCGGCGACGCGGGAGTTTTTCACCGCCTGCTATGTGAATTCCCCGGAAGATAAGCGCAATCCGCTGCTTTCGCCGCTCTTAGCCGACGATCTTTCAGGACTGCCGCCGGCGCTGGTGATCACGGCGGAACTGGACCCGATCCGGGGCGACGGGGAGCGGTACGCGGCGCGCCTTAAGGCGGCGGGGGTGGAGGTCGCTTACCGGGAGTTTGCCGGCTGCATGCACGCTTTCACTCACTTTGGACCGCAGGAGGCGGCGCTGGCGGCGTGGGACCTGATCGCGGACAAGCTCCGCGAAGCGTTCGCGAGGGGATAA
- a CDS encoding undecaprenyl-diphosphate phosphatase: protein MNEYLIAIIIGIVEGLTEFLPVSSTGHMILTGSLLGYEGEKASVFMVFIQLGAILSVFILYRDKFLRMMDLRRLTSTDGLSAWHVAAGIVPVGAVGYLLHKPIKMYLFSDLTVIIGLVAGAVLMLVAEKAARRPVVRDVEDMTVRQAFFVGLFQILSLWPGFSRSGSTIAGGLLFGMSRTAAAEFSFIIAVPLMLMACVYDLLKILDRLSGDDLAMIAVGFVVSFVVAYISIVWFLRFLNRSTLASFAYYRFVLAAVSYWYFFMR, encoded by the coding sequence TTGAATGAGTACCTGATCGCAATTATCATCGGCATCGTTGAGGGGCTGACCGAGTTTCTGCCCGTTTCGTCCACCGGGCATATGATCCTGACCGGATCGCTGCTGGGTTACGAGGGGGAGAAGGCCAGCGTTTTCATGGTGTTCATCCAGTTGGGGGCCATCCTGTCGGTTTTCATCCTGTATCGCGACAAGTTCCTGCGGATGATGGACCTCAGGCGCCTTACCAGCACCGACGGGCTGTCGGCCTGGCATGTGGCCGCCGGCATCGTGCCGGTGGGAGCGGTGGGCTACCTGCTCCACAAGCCGATCAAGATGTACCTGTTTTCCGATTTAACGGTCATTATCGGGCTGGTGGCGGGGGCGGTGCTGATGCTGGTCGCCGAGAAGGCCGCCAGGCGGCCGGTGGTCCGCGACGTAGAGGATATGACTGTCAGGCAGGCTTTTTTCGTGGGCCTGTTCCAGATATTGTCGCTGTGGCCGGGCTTTTCACGGTCGGGATCGACGATCGCCGGCGGGTTGCTGTTCGGCATGAGCCGCACGGCGGCGGCCGAGTTTTCGTTTATTATCGCTGTGCCGTTGATGCTGATGGCGTGCGTGTACGACCTGCTGAAAATCCTGGACAGGCTCAGCGGCGACGATCTGGCGATGATCGCCGTCGGTTTCGTGGTGTCGTTCGTCGTCGCCTATATCTCGATCGTGTGGTTCCTGCGTTTCCTGAACAGGTCGACGCTGGCGTCGTTCGCTTATTATCGCTTCGTGCTGGCGGCCGTGTCGTACTGGTATTTCTTTATGCGTTGA
- a CDS encoding NUDIX hydrolase, translating to MTKKQRFNFCPKCGGALALQPRRERERLTCSACGYVMYENPVVGVAAIVLDGGKILLGRRAGWSTYPGLWCIPCGYVEYDEDVYAAIRREFSEETGLTIEVDGVFTVLSNWHNPEAHTVGIWFRARPTGGRLAAGDDLDAVGYFPLEAPPPLAFPTDAAVIDMLKRLHSADGGI from the coding sequence TTGACGAAAAAGCAGCGTTTTAATTTCTGCCCCAAGTGCGGCGGGGCGCTGGCCCTTCAGCCCCGCAGGGAGCGGGAGCGGCTGACGTGTTCGGCCTGCGGTTATGTCATGTACGAGAATCCGGTCGTCGGCGTGGCGGCGATCGTGCTGGACGGAGGGAAGATCCTGCTCGGCCGCCGGGCGGGCTGGTCGACTTACCCGGGACTGTGGTGCATACCATGCGGGTATGTGGAATATGATGAGGATGTGTACGCGGCGATCAGGCGCGAATTCAGCGAGGAGACGGGATTGACAATTGAGGTGGACGGGGTTTTCACGGTGTTGTCGAACTGGCATAACCCCGAGGCGCATACTGTCGGCATCTGGTTTCGGGCCCGGCCGACGGGCGGCCGGCTGGCGGCAGGGGACGACCTTGACGCGGTTGGGTACTTCCCGCTGGAGGCGCCGCCGCCGCTGGCCTTCCCGACGGACGCGGCGGTCATCGATATGCTGAAACGCTTGCATTCGGCCGACGGAGGGATATAA
- a CDS encoding DUF421 domain-containing protein, translating to MGELGSIAFTVLATMAVLVAVWLVAGKRQMADLTPVDFALSITAGTVAGASIADPRISLGHALVALVLLGAIQVAVSMISLKFRGVYTRLNYAPTVVVEDGQIIKANLKGARLTAEMLLQLLREKEVFDITEVELAVFEPTGKLSVLKKAEYLPLTASQLGYKVASNRVLVPVVVEGELQAKTLAKMGFSAEQIEDFRDRHGERLEEVFIALMDREGKIHVIREDVAENGSFLH from the coding sequence GTGGGTGAACTCGGTTCGATCGCTTTCACCGTGTTGGCGACGATGGCGGTGCTGGTCGCCGTCTGGCTGGTGGCCGGCAAGCGGCAGATGGCCGATCTTACGCCGGTGGATTTCGCGCTGTCGATTACCGCCGGGACGGTGGCCGGGGCCAGCATCGCCGACCCGCGCATCAGCCTCGGCCACGCGCTGGTCGCCCTGGTGCTGCTGGGGGCGATCCAGGTTGCGGTCAGCATGATAAGCCTGAAGTTCCGGGGCGTGTATACGCGACTGAATTATGCGCCGACGGTGGTGGTGGAAGATGGGCAGATCATCAAGGCGAATCTCAAGGGAGCGAGGCTGACGGCCGAGATGCTGCTGCAGCTTTTGCGCGAGAAAGAGGTTTTCGATATCACCGAGGTGGAGCTGGCGGTTTTCGAGCCGACCGGCAAGCTGAGCGTGCTGAAAAAGGCGGAGTATCTGCCGCTGACCGCCAGCCAGCTGGGATATAAGGTGGCGTCCAACCGGGTGCTGGTGCCGGTGGTGGTGGAAGGCGAGCTGCAGGCGAAGACCTTGGCGAAGATGGGGTTTTCGGCCGAACAGATCGAAGACTTCCGCGACCGGCACGGCGAGCGGCTGGAAGAGGTTTTTATCGCGCTGATGGACCGGGAGGGGAAGATTCATGTCATCCGCGAGGATGTGGCCGAGAACGGCTCCTTTCTGCACTGA
- a CDS encoding peroxiredoxin, whose product MSAKVGQKAPDFAMPTTRNLEALDHVAKLSDYQGKWLVLFFYPLDFTFVCPTEIRGFNSRLAEFRAAGAEILGVSVDSVYSHRAWVKSSPEEGGLGGLDYPLASDITKEVARRYGVLVEEEGIALRGLFIIDPEGMLRYSVVSDLNVGRSVDETLRVLQALQSGGMCPIDWHPGDRTL is encoded by the coding sequence ATGTCAGCCAAGGTAGGTCAGAAAGCTCCCGACTTCGCTATGCCGACAACCAGGAATCTTGAGGCGCTCGACCATGTAGCCAAGCTGTCCGATTATCAAGGAAAGTGGCTGGTGCTGTTCTTTTATCCGCTCGATTTCACGTTCGTATGCCCGACCGAGATCCGCGGCTTCAATTCCCGCCTCGCCGAGTTCCGGGCCGCGGGGGCGGAAATCCTGGGGGTGAGCGTGGACAGCGTCTACAGCCACCGGGCGTGGGTGAAGAGCTCGCCGGAGGAGGGCGGCCTCGGCGGTCTTGACTACCCGCTGGCGTCCGACATCACGAAGGAGGTGGCCCGCCGCTACGGGGTGCTGGTGGAGGAGGAGGGCATCGCGCTGCGCGGCCTGTTCATCATCGATCCCGAGGGGATGCTGCGTTATTCGGTGGTGAGCGATCTCAACGTCGGCCGCAGCGTGGACGAGACGCTCAGGGTTCTGCAGGCGCTGCAGAGCGGGGGGATGTGTCCCATTGATTGGCATCCCGGCGACCGTACCTTGTAA
- the brxF gene encoding BREX-3 system P-loop-containing protein BrxF has protein sequence MPVAIQMVVDYVQELKDSQERLVLIVGRPGSGKSKIMRELGLNRGWRYVDCRELVTDELLELVPKARPREAPGIMDKMLERERADVILLDNIQVLFTPILNLEPLELLRQLSRKHSIVAAWPGDYVDSRLGYMEPGLPEPKRYPVTELKVIEIG, from the coding sequence ATGCCGGTAGCAATACAGATGGTTGTAGACTACGTCCAGGAACTGAAGGATTCGCAAGAACGCCTCGTACTGATAGTGGGCAGGCCGGGCAGCGGCAAGAGCAAGATCATGCGCGAACTCGGGCTTAACCGGGGCTGGCGCTATGTCGATTGTCGCGAACTGGTGACCGACGAACTGCTGGAGCTTGTGCCCAAGGCGCGGCCGCGCGAGGCGCCGGGCATCATGGACAAGATGCTGGAGCGTGAGCGCGCGGATGTTATCCTGTTGGACAATATCCAGGTGCTTTTCACCCCAATTCTGAATCTCGAGCCGCTGGAGCTGCTGCGCCAGCTTAGCAGGAAGCATTCCATCGTCGCCGCCTGGCCGGGCGATTACGTCGACAGCCGGCTGGGGTACATGGAGCCGGGGCTGCCGGAGCCCAAACGCTACCCCGTGACCGAGCTGAAGGTTATCGAGATCGGCTGA
- the sigH gene encoding RNA polymerase sporulation sigma factor SigH has product MRANTQRDLYGCFENMTDEEIVIDAKDNDNTVALEYLINKYRNFVRAKARSYFLIGADREDIIQEGMIGLYKAIRDFRNDKLSSFRAFAELCVTRQIITAIKTATRQKHIPLNSYVSLNKPIYDEDSDRTLLDVLSGSKISDPEELVISREEFVDIEEKMGEILSDLEWKVLMSYLDGKSYQEIAVELDRHVKSIDNALQRVKRKLERYLDNRADDSEVGSMYKGLANLNKELQGELDDLDAIDD; this is encoded by the coding sequence ATGCGGGCTAATACCCAACGCGATCTGTACGGTTGTTTCGAAAACATGACAGACGAAGAAATTGTAATCGACGCAAAAGACAACGACAACACGGTCGCTCTGGAGTATTTGATCAACAAATACCGCAATTTCGTCCGGGCTAAGGCCAGATCGTACTTCCTCATCGGCGCCGACCGGGAGGACATCATCCAGGAAGGCATGATCGGGCTCTACAAGGCCATCAGGGATTTTCGCAATGACAAGCTTTCCTCTTTCCGCGCCTTTGCCGAGCTGTGCGTAACCCGCCAGATAATTACCGCCATCAAGACCGCCACCCGACAGAAGCACATCCCGCTGAACTCTTATGTCTCCCTTAATAAGCCGATATACGACGAGGACTCCGACCGCACCCTGCTGGACGTGCTTTCCGGGTCGAAGATTTCCGACCCCGAGGAGTTGGTCATCAGCCGCGAGGAATTCGTCGATATCGAGGAAAAGATGGGCGAAATCCTCAGCGATCTCGAATGGAAAGTGCTCATGTCCTATCTGGACGGCAAATCCTACCAGGAGATCGCGGTCGAGCTCGACCGGCACGTCAAGTCGATCGACAACGCACTGCAGCGTGTGAAACGCAAGCTGGAACGCTACCTTGACAACCGCGCCGACGACAGCGAAGTCGGCAGCATGTACAAGGGACTGGCCAACTTGAACAAGGAACTGCAGGGCGAGCTGGACGACCTGGATGCTATCGACGACTGA
- a CDS encoding NYN domain-containing protein translates to MADIMLVDGYNVLGAWPELAAVKEESLEHARAKLMDILASYGAYKDYRVVIVFDAHAVSGTASRSETLPGGAEVVFTAEGETADSYIERLTYQLVRSGQGVYVVTSDRDQQFAVLGSGAWRISARELRLSVLAAEKEVRAGYTEADRQHRRQELGGRVDEEVRKRLDALRRGL, encoded by the coding sequence TTGGCTGACATCATGCTGGTGGACGGCTACAACGTGCTCGGGGCCTGGCCGGAGCTCGCGGCGGTGAAGGAAGAAAGCCTCGAGCACGCCCGGGCGAAATTAATGGACATTCTTGCGAGCTATGGCGCATATAAAGATTATAGGGTTGTCATCGTATTCGACGCCCATGCCGTGTCCGGGACCGCGAGCAGGAGCGAGACTCTGCCAGGCGGCGCGGAGGTGGTATTCACCGCCGAGGGTGAGACGGCCGACAGCTATATAGAAAGACTAACTTATCAACTGGTTCGCTCCGGCCAGGGGGTTTACGTCGTAACCTCCGACCGGGACCAGCAGTTCGCCGTCCTCGGTTCGGGGGCGTGGCGGATATCGGCCCGTGAACTGCGCCTGAGCGTGTTGGCCGCCGAAAAGGAGGTCCGCGCGGGGTATACGGAGGCCGACCGTCAGCACCGACGGCAGGAGCTCGGCGGGCGGGTCGACGAGGAAGTCAGAAAGCGCCTTGACGCCTTGCGCCGCGGGCTCTGA
- a CDS encoding VanW family protein, with amino-acid sequence MTRKSRLAAATAIIVFALAAVLVRPLVGGGVYEGVAVEGVAVGGLGRDELGQLLAAWRQEYHSRHVVVYYGDTAFRLDAASIDYDLDVEATAEEAWAYGRRGSWGERLKNIGAARREGYRIPLRVRYNENKLAALLEAWREAIDRPPRNAALSLEKGGIVPQEQGRRLDVAAVKPLVLKALHAGDANLPLPVTPLYPDVTVADLRQTGIKELWSSFTTAFDPADANRTANIRLSARRINGHIVYPGETFSFNQVVGPRDREHGFKEALEIVDGEFVPGIGGGVCQVSSTLYNAVLLANLTVVERSNHSKPLGYVGLGRDATVVFGALDFKFANNTGSPVVIMAETAKNRLTVGIVGREPLAVAVELLSADRQVIPPAVVKKQDPGLFLGETKVDKQGKPGYEVTTLRVVSAGGRELKREVLTKDRYQPENTIVKVGTKLPPFVQEKIDQVQGKN; translated from the coding sequence GTGACGCGGAAATCCCGCTTGGCCGCAGCAACCGCAATTATCGTCTTCGCCCTTGCCGCCGTTTTGGTGCGTCCGCTTGTCGGCGGCGGGGTCTATGAGGGTGTGGCCGTGGAAGGCGTGGCCGTAGGCGGTCTCGGCCGGGACGAACTCGGGCAGCTTCTGGCGGCGTGGCGGCAGGAATACCATAGCCGCCATGTTGTCGTTTATTACGGCGATACCGCCTTCCGGCTCGACGCCGCCAGCATAGACTACGACCTCGATGTCGAAGCGACCGCCGAAGAGGCCTGGGCATACGGCCGCCGCGGCTCGTGGGGGGAGCGGTTGAAAAATATCGGCGCCGCCCGCCGGGAGGGCTATCGCATCCCGCTAAGGGTCAGGTATAATGAGAATAAACTGGCCGCGCTGCTCGAAGCGTGGCGGGAAGCCATCGACCGGCCGCCGCGCAACGCCGCCCTCAGTCTTGAGAAAGGCGGCATCGTGCCCCAGGAGCAGGGGCGCAGGCTCGACGTGGCGGCGGTCAAGCCGCTCGTCCTCAAGGCGCTGCACGCCGGCGACGCCAACCTGCCGCTGCCAGTAACGCCGCTGTATCCCGATGTCACCGTGGCCGACCTGCGCCAGACCGGCATCAAGGAGCTGTGGTCGTCGTTCACGACCGCCTTCGATCCGGCCGACGCCAACCGCACCGCCAACATTCGCCTGTCGGCCCGCCGCATCAACGGCCACATCGTCTATCCCGGAGAGACATTTTCCTTCAACCAGGTGGTGGGGCCGCGTGACCGGGAGCACGGCTTCAAGGAGGCGCTGGAGATCGTGGACGGGGAATTCGTCCCCGGCATCGGCGGCGGTGTGTGCCAGGTGTCGTCCACCCTGTACAACGCCGTGCTGCTCGCCAACCTGACGGTCGTCGAGCGGTCCAACCATTCCAAGCCGCTCGGTTATGTCGGCCTTGGGCGTGATGCGACCGTCGTGTTCGGGGCGCTGGACTTCAAATTCGCCAACAATACCGGTTCGCCGGTCGTTATTATGGCCGAAACGGCCAAGAACAGGCTGACCGTCGGTATCGTCGGTCGCGAGCCGCTGGCGGTGGCGGTCGAACTGCTGTCCGCCGACCGCCAGGTCATTCCGCCAGCGGTGGTCAAGAAGCAGGACCCCGGTCTATTCCTGGGCGAGACCAAGGTGGACAAGCAGGGCAAGCCCGGCTACGAGGTGACCACCCTGAGAGTGGTGAGCGCGGGCGGTCGGGAGCTTAAGCGCGAAGTGCTGACCAAGGACCGTTACCAGCCGGAGAACACGATCGTCAAGGTGGGCACGAAGCTGCCGCCTTTCGTCCAGGAGAAAATCGACCAGGTCCAGGGGAAAAACTAA
- the rlmB gene encoding 23S rRNA (guanosine(2251)-2'-O)-methyltransferase RlmB: protein MSEEFVAGRNSVLEALKSGRPINKVLVARGERQGSLREIAGQAKARGLVVQEVDAAKLAELTGGMRHQGVVAMVPPVAYAEVEDILAKARDLGEPPFIVLLDELEDPHNLGAILRTADAAGAHGVLIPKRRSAPLSAAVAKTSAGAVEYVPVARIGNVVQAIEALKKEGLWVVGADMAGDRPYYRADLKGPVLVVVGGEGRGLSRLAKEACDFLVSIPMKGRITSLNASVACSLLMYEVYRQRES, encoded by the coding sequence ATGAGCGAAGAATTCGTCGCCGGGCGAAACAGCGTTCTCGAAGCGCTAAAGAGCGGCCGGCCGATCAATAAGGTGCTGGTGGCCAGAGGCGAGCGGCAGGGCTCGCTGCGGGAGATAGCCGGCCAGGCCAAGGCCAGGGGGCTGGTTGTCCAGGAGGTGGACGCCGCCAAGCTGGCCGAGCTGACCGGCGGCATGCGCCACCAGGGCGTGGTCGCCATGGTGCCGCCGGTGGCTTACGCCGAGGTCGAGGACATCCTCGCCAAGGCCCGCGATCTTGGGGAACCGCCCTTCATCGTTCTCCTCGACGAACTGGAGGACCCCCACAACCTTGGCGCCATCCTCCGCACCGCCGACGCCGCCGGCGCCCATGGCGTCCTTATCCCCAAACGGCGCAGCGCACCCCTGTCGGCGGCGGTCGCCAAGACCTCGGCCGGGGCGGTCGAGTACGTGCCTGTCGCGAGGATCGGCAATGTCGTTCAGGCCATCGAGGCCCTCAAGAAGGAGGGCCTGTGGGTCGTCGGCGCGGACATGGCTGGCGACCGGCCGTATTACCGGGCGGACCTCAAGGGCCCCGTGCTGGTGGTGGTGGGTGGCGAAGGGCGCGGTCTCAGCCGGCTTGCCAAGGAGGCGTGCGATTTTCTCGTTAGCATCCCGATGAAGGGGCGGATCACGTCGCTGAACGCTTCGGTGGCGTGCTCGCTATTGATGTACGAAGTCTATCGACAAAGGGAGTCTTGA